Below is a genomic region from Demequina sp. NBRC 110054.
ATCGCGCCCGCCTACACCCCAGGGCACACGGCCGCGCCGCGGGCATTCGTGCCACCGGGCGGCTCTCCGGTCGGGCAGCACCTTGCCGCCTTGGCGCCGCCGCAGGGTCCACCGCTGGCGCATCCCGCCTCCTATCCCCTCGCTGCGACCCCTCCCCTCGAGGTCTCGGGTCACGCGCGGTGGGCGAAGGTCGGTGCGTTCTCCGCAGCGGTCGCAGGCCTGTGCCTGGCGGCGTTCAACTACCTCGTGGCAGTCACGGCGGACGACGATCTGGCCGCCGCGCTCGTGATCACCGCGCTCTTCGGCGTCGCGTTCCTTGGAGGGCTGACGGGTTACCTCACGCTGTGCCTGTGGATGATCCGCGTCCGCGACATCGTCAAGCCGCAGGGCTATCCGGCCCCAGAGTCGTGGAAGATCTGGGCGGGTTGGTGCATCCCGCTCTACAGCCTGGTCGCGCCGTTGAGAGCAATGGACAAGCTCGCATTCAAGGCCGGCAAGGAGCGCATGACGCCCTTCCTGACGCTGTGGTGGGGCGGCTTTCTGGTGACGAACATCGCAAGCCGGCTGACAGACCTCACAGGCATCGAGGCGAGCATCGTCCTCGTCCTCTCGGTGGTCGAGGCGGTCGCGGCGCTCGCAAGTCTCGCGGGCCTGCTGGTGCTCATCGCACGGATCTCGGCCGTCGCCACGACGCCTCCGCCCGGCCAGGCGCTTCCCTCCGCACCTCCGACGGGGGCCGCACTCCAGCCTGGCCCCGCCGCCTGGCAGCAGCAGCCCCCGGCTGGCTTCACCTCTTAACGGGCCCGGACAGGCCGACGCCCCCGGGCCTGAGGTCCCCGAGGGCGTCGACGTTCGGCGGCGGCCGCCGGATGGGCGGCGGCTAGACGACCGCCTCGACTTGCACGACTGAGCCGGGCGCGGCGTAGGGCACGACGTTGCCGTCGATCGCCTCGCCGTCGACCGTGAGCATCGCGCCCTTGGTGCCGGAGTTCGTGACGTGGATGATGTACTTCGCGCCGCGCACGGTGCGCTGCACGGTGTACTCGGGGATCTCGGCGCCGATGCACGGGTCCACGACCAGGCCGTCGTAGTCCGGCCGCACTCCGAGCAGGTGCTGCGAGACGGCGACGAAGTTCCACGACGCGGTGCCGGTGAGCCACGAGTTCTTCGCCTCGCCGTGGCGCACCGCGTCCTTGCCCGCGATCATCTGCGCGTAGACGTACGGCTCGGTCTTGTGCAGCTCGGAGATCTCCTCGCGGTACGCGGGAGCGATCTGCTTCCAGTACTCCCACGCGTTCTCGGCGCGGCCGAGCACCGTCTCGGCGATGACGACCCACGGGTTGTTGTGGCAGAAGATGCCCGCGTTCTCCTTGTAGCCCGGCGGGTAGCTCGTCACCTCGCCCAGCTCGACGTGATACTCGCGGTACGCCGGGTTGAGCAGGACGATGCCGTGCGGGGTGTTGAGCCGCTCACGCACCGAGTCGAGGGCCATGGCCGCGCGGCCGTCCTCGACGCCGATGCCTCCCATGACACAGAAGCCCTGGGGCTCGATCCAGATCTGGCCGTCCTCGTTCTCGGACGAGCCGACGGGGTTGCCGAAGTAGTCGTAGGCCCGTCGGAACCACGCGCCGTCCCAGCCGTGGTCGAGCACGGCCTGCTCCATCTCCTTGATGGCCTTCTTCGCACGCTTGGCCTCGTCCTTGTTGCCGGCGATCTTCGCGAGCGCCGCGTACTCGGGGCCGATCGCGCAGAACATGCCCGCGATGAACACCGACTCTGCGACGCCGCCAGTGCGGTTGCCCGTGGTCTGGAAGGACTCGCCCGGCTCGGTCGAGAAGCAGTTGAGGTTGAGGCAGTCGTTCCAGTCCGCGCGGCCGATGAGCGGCAGCCCGTGCGGGCCTCTGTTCTCGAGCGTGAAGTTGAACGAACGGCGCAGGTGCTCGATGAGCGGCTGCGCCTTCGACGCGTCGTTGTCGAACGGCACGTTCTCCATGAGGATGCCGGTGTCTCCGGTCTCCTTGATGTAGGCCGCGACGCCGAGGATCAGCCACAGCGCGTCGTCGTTGAAGCCCGAGCCGAGCGTGTGGTTTCCCTGCTTCGTGAGCGGCTGGTACTGGTGGTACGCGCTGCCGTCCTCGAACTGGGTCGCCGCGATGTCGAGGATGCGCTCCTTGGCTCGCTGGGGCACCAGGTGGACGAAGCCGAGCAGGTCCTGCGACGAGTCGCGGAAACCCATCCCGCGGCCCATGCCGGTCTCGAAGAACGACGCCGAGCGCGACATGTTGTAGGTGACCATGCACTGGTACTGGTTCCAGATGTTCACGGAGCGGTCGAGTCGCTCGTCTCCCGAGGAGACGGTGTACGAGCCGAGCAGGTCCTTCCAGTACTGGTTGAGGCGCGCGAACTCGGCGACCGTCTGGCCGTCTGTCGCGAAGCGCAGCATCAGCTTCTTGGCGCCGTCCTTCTTGATGATGCCGGGCGACGCCCACTTGTCGTCGCGCGGGTTCTCGAGGTAGCCGAGCACGAACGTGTACGACTTGGTCTCGCCCGGGGCGAGCTCGGCCTTCACGTGGTGCGAGCCGATCGGGTACCAGCCCGATGCGATCGAGTTCGTCGCCTCACCGCGGTGCGGCACGACGGCCTCGGAGAAGGCGTTGCCGAGGCCCAGGAAGGACTCGCGGTCCGTGTCGAAGCCCTCGACCTCGGTGTTGACG
It encodes:
- a CDS encoding DUF4328 domain-containing protein, whose translation is MSTDPFASPPEGVAAPAPQANPGIAPAYTPGHTAAPRAFVPPGGSPVGQHLAALAPPQGPPLAHPASYPLAATPPLEVSGHARWAKVGAFSAAVAGLCLAAFNYLVAVTADDDLAAALVITALFGVAFLGGLTGYLTLCLWMIRVRDIVKPQGYPAPESWKIWAGWCIPLYSLVAPLRAMDKLAFKAGKERMTPFLTLWWGGFLVTNIASRLTDLTGIEASIVLVLSVVEAVAALASLAGLLVLIARISAVATTPPPGQALPSAPPTGAALQPGPAAWQQQPPAGFTS
- a CDS encoding GH36-type glycosyl hydrolase domain-containing protein; translated protein: MRYGHFDDEAREYVIETPHTPYPWINYLGSQEFFGLVSNTGGGYCFYRDAKLRRLTRYRYNNVPVDDGGRYFSINDGGDVWSPGYRPYKRDLDFYEARHGMGYTRITGTRGGLKASVLMFVPVDVNAEIHRVTLTNESDAHKSIDLFSMVEFALWNAEDDQTNYQRNLSIGEVEVEGSAIYHKTEYRERRDHYAVYFVNTEVEGFDTDRESFLGLGNAFSEAVVPHRGEATNSIASGWYPIGSHHVKAELAPGETKSYTFVLGYLENPRDDKWASPGIIKKDGAKKLMLRFATDGQTVAEFARLNQYWKDLLGSYTVSSGDERLDRSVNIWNQYQCMVTYNMSRSASFFETGMGRGMGFRDSSQDLLGFVHLVPQRAKERILDIAATQFEDGSAYHQYQPLTKQGNHTLGSGFNDDALWLILGVAAYIKETGDTGILMENVPFDNDASKAQPLIEHLRRSFNFTLENRGPHGLPLIGRADWNDCLNLNCFSTEPGESFQTTGNRTGGVAESVFIAGMFCAIGPEYAALAKIAGNKDEAKRAKKAIKEMEQAVLDHGWDGAWFRRAYDYFGNPVGSSENEDGQIWIEPQGFCVMGGIGVEDGRAAMALDSVRERLNTPHGIVLLNPAYREYHVELGEVTSYPPGYKENAGIFCHNNPWVVIAETVLGRAENAWEYWKQIAPAYREEISELHKTEPYVYAQMIAGKDAVRHGEAKNSWLTGTASWNFVAVSQHLLGVRPDYDGLVVDPCIGAEIPEYTVQRTVRGAKYIIHVTNSGTKGAMLTVDGEAIDGNVVPYAAPGSVVQVEAVV